The following are from one region of the Amylibacter sp. IMCC11727 genome:
- a CDS encoding aminodeoxychorismate/anthranilate synthase component II, whose translation MLLLIDNYDSFTYNLVHYVGELGADVVVKRNDEITVQDAMGMGADAIMLSPGPCDPDQAGICLPLTMAAAETKMPLMGVCLGHQTIGQAFGGNVVRCHEIVHGKMGKMHHSDTSVFKGLPTPFDATRYHSLVVEKETLPDCLETTAWLEDGTIMGLQHKTLPIHGVQFHPESIASEHGHALLKNFLDMALEPA comes from the coding sequence ATGCTGCTTTTGATAGATAATTACGACAGCTTCACCTATAATTTGGTGCATTACGTCGGCGAATTGGGCGCGGATGTTGTGGTGAAACGCAACGATGAAATCACCGTCCAAGATGCTATGGGCATGGGCGCGGATGCGATTATGCTGTCCCCTGGTCCTTGCGACCCAGATCAGGCTGGTATTTGTTTGCCCCTAACCATGGCCGCAGCGGAAACAAAAATGCCGCTGATGGGGGTGTGTTTGGGTCACCAGACGATTGGCCAAGCCTTTGGCGGCAATGTGGTGCGCTGCCATGAAATCGTACACGGCAAAATGGGTAAGATGCACCATTCTGATACATCTGTGTTCAAAGGGCTGCCCACTCCGTTTGATGCCACACGCTATCATTCTTTGGTCGTGGAAAAAGAAACGCTGCCTGACTGTTTGGAAACGACAGCTTGGTTAGAGGATGGAACGATCATGGGGTTACAGCACAAAACGCTGCCCATTCATGGTGTCCAGTTTCATCCCGAAAGCATCGCCTCGGAACACGGTCATGCCCTGCTGAAGAACTTTCTTGATATGGCATTGGAACCTGCATGA
- a CDS encoding divergent polysaccharide deacetylase family protein — translation MAIGGKTLGIVSGLAVGLTSGVILAALNPIVPPKGKVDADVTAKQADAAATETESADPALPKLSMVEPKTDETVDAPEVADTTEPEPTVEEPKVVEEPKVADVEAPEIAPLDQSKPPKLSDVESLGPVEDPDTELAMVLPENTSAVDVDAAPEQPTAAQGDDSPTLSTTPADAVQLAEPELETDSPSVAEVEPSENTDVQTATVADPESADEPLELATNAPSVATLPDITDPEKPETAAVAVQDAVEEEKPNTSGTFKTTGGSIITRGAQLPKIGKESETGLAALRTGKSNSRFKTIGDSVVEQEPTETTNEDNTDAGALVRNANDFPVTDDPLMSIVLIDNGKISDQLPSLQGLNLPLTIAVSLDEPDAGNKAQMYRDAGFEVLAMTPRNVKLSLSGGQSNAQVAELLAEYFEIMPTAVGLIDRPSANLQKDQRLSRAVVKHFATSGHGLVTYAGGLNGTKRIAEQENVASATIFRFVDKSGEAGPVITQQLDRAAREARSKGAVMIMATPSKATLGTLLSWSLSSKARAVTLAPASAALLKN, via the coding sequence ATGGCAATCGGTGGAAAAACACTTGGAATCGTATCAGGTTTGGCAGTCGGATTAACCTCTGGCGTCATTTTGGCGGCGCTAAACCCGATTGTGCCCCCCAAGGGCAAAGTCGATGCAGATGTGACTGCGAAACAGGCCGATGCCGCCGCAACAGAAACGGAATCTGCCGATCCAGCCTTACCCAAACTGAGCATGGTGGAGCCAAAAACAGACGAAACAGTTGATGCGCCAGAGGTGGCAGATACCACTGAACCGGAGCCAACTGTTGAAGAACCCAAAGTTGTTGAAGAACCCAAAGTCGCAGACGTAGAAGCCCCGGAAATCGCACCGCTCGATCAATCAAAACCGCCAAAACTGTCTGATGTTGAGTCTCTTGGTCCTGTAGAAGATCCAGACACAGAATTGGCCATGGTGCTGCCTGAAAACACCTCAGCGGTTGATGTGGACGCTGCACCAGAACAACCAACAGCGGCGCAAGGGGATGACAGCCCAACACTCTCCACAACACCTGCGGACGCGGTTCAACTGGCCGAGCCAGAATTAGAAACCGACAGCCCCAGTGTGGCAGAGGTAGAGCCAAGCGAAAACACAGATGTGCAGACCGCCACAGTTGCCGATCCTGAATCCGCAGATGAGCCGCTCGAACTGGCCACCAATGCGCCAAGCGTTGCAACACTCCCCGACATCACGGACCCCGAAAAACCAGAAACCGCCGCTGTAGCTGTGCAAGACGCGGTTGAAGAAGAAAAACCAAACACATCTGGCACGTTTAAAACAACAGGCGGGTCGATCATCACACGCGGGGCGCAACTGCCCAAGATTGGCAAAGAGTCCGAAACGGGTTTGGCGGCGCTGCGTACGGGTAAATCCAACAGTCGGTTTAAAACCATTGGCGACAGTGTTGTTGAGCAAGAACCGACAGAAACCACAAATGAGGACAACACGGATGCAGGCGCTTTGGTGCGCAATGCCAATGATTTCCCCGTTACGGATGATCCATTGATGTCTATCGTGCTGATCGACAACGGAAAAATTTCCGATCAATTGCCTAGTTTGCAAGGCTTGAACCTGCCGTTGACGATTGCTGTGTCATTGGATGAACCAGATGCAGGAAACAAGGCTCAGATGTACCGTGATGCAGGGTTTGAAGTGCTGGCCATGACGCCGCGCAACGTCAAACTTTCCCTATCAGGCGGGCAATCAAACGCCCAAGTGGCAGAATTGCTCGCAGAGTATTTCGAGATTATGCCAACGGCGGTTGGTCTGATTGATCGTCCATCTGCTAACTTGCAAAAAGACCAACGTCTATCACGTGCTGTGGTCAAACACTTTGCCACTTCGGGCCACGGTTTGGTGACTTACGCGGGTGGGTTAAACGGCACTAAACGCATTGCAGAACAGGAAAACGTCGCAAGCGCGACGATTTTCAGATTTGTCGATAAATCGGGCGAAGCAGGGCCAGTCATCACTCAACAACTGGATCGCGCAGCACGCGAAGCCCGATCAAAAGGAGCGGTGATGATTATGGCCACCCCGTCCAAAGCAACGCTCGGCACACTTCTCAGCTGGAGCCTCAGTTCCAAAGCACGGGCTGTTACGCTCGCCCCAGCATCCGCAGCTTTGTTGAAAAACTGA